The Geobacter sp. AOG2 genome includes a window with the following:
- a CDS encoding phosphatidate cytidylyltransferase, whose protein sequence is MTILKGGPLLFACLLAVFTFIGIHEFYRMALPDRTVEVWPAAVCGTFFIFIPFFGNDRHALAGVALLFLAFALLFLFRIREVADAAREVAYAMLAFLYIPFLLMHLVMLRQTTYGIQWLLVIMLIVMTNDSAAYYSGSAFGKHRLYPLVSPKKSVEGALGGLAGSVIGTLVAKFSFFPQLGFRDALVTALFIGALGQAGDLFESLLKRSFGVKDSGTIIPGHGGVLDRLDSIIFAAPALYYYVTYFFKG, encoded by the coding sequence ATGACCATTCTCAAGGGCGGCCCGCTGTTGTTCGCCTGTCTGCTGGCAGTTTTTACCTTCATCGGCATCCACGAGTTCTACCGTATGGCCCTCCCAGATAGAACCGTCGAGGTCTGGCCGGCAGCCGTATGCGGAACGTTCTTTATTTTCATTCCCTTTTTCGGTAATGACCGTCATGCCTTGGCAGGGGTTGCACTCCTGTTTCTGGCCTTTGCCCTCCTGTTCCTCTTCCGCATTCGTGAGGTGGCCGATGCCGCCCGTGAGGTCGCCTATGCCATGCTGGCGTTCCTGTACATCCCATTCCTGTTGATGCATCTGGTCATGTTGCGTCAGACTACCTACGGCATCCAATGGCTCCTGGTTATCATGCTGATCGTCATGACCAACGATTCGGCGGCCTATTACAGTGGCAGCGCCTTTGGCAAACACCGTCTCTACCCGTTGGTCAGCCCCAAGAAAAGTGTCGAAGGTGCCTTGGGCGGATTGGCAGGCAGCGTTATTGGCACGCTGGTCGCCAAATTCAGCTTTTTTCCCCAACTGGGTTTTCGGGACGCCCTGGTGACCGCCCTGTTCATCGGTGCCCTCGGGCAGGCCGGCGACCTGTTCGAATCGCTGCTCAAGCGCAGTTTTGGGGTCAAGGACTCCGGGACCATCATCCCCGGCCACGGCGGCGTGCTGGACCGTCTCGATAGCATCATCTTCGCCGCGCCGGCTCTCTACTACTATGTCACCTACTTTTTCAAGGGATAG